A single region of the Lates calcarifer isolate ASB-BC8 linkage group LG16_LG22, TLL_Latcal_v3, whole genome shotgun sequence genome encodes:
- the LOC108895174 gene encoding transmembrane protein 41A-B produces MSAVICSLFLELAGEQAVTAGNTMRSLAGLAIIVAAASVYLYLLSTHLPPGPKQPQPDSEGEDEGVQEFRLKFPSDLDELRDLAEMLKFYKREHHGYVLLLFCSAYLYKQSFAIPGSSFLNMLAGAIFGPWEGLVLACLLATTGSTFCFLLSSTFGKQHVVQLFPEKVALLQMKVEQNRSSLFFFLLFLRFFPMTPNWFLNITCPVLNIPIPIFFFSVLIGLIPYNFICVRTGSILSEISSLDDIFSWSTLAQLLAIALMALVPGALIKRYSKNHLKMDGMDSNGTSQAEIKQDRKRR; encoded by the exons ATGTCAGCCGTCATTTGTAGCCTGTTTCTCG AGTTAGCCGGTGAGCAGGCAGTTACAGCGGGGAACACCATGCGCTCCTTAGCGGGACTAGCTATCATTGTGGCGGCAGCAAGTGTCTACCTCTACCTGCTGTCGACTCATCTTCCCCCGGGACCGAAACAGCCTCAGCCGGACTCCGAGGGGGAGGACGAGGGGGTCCAGGAGTTCAG GCTGAAGTTCCCTTCTGACCTAGATGAGCTGCGGGACCTCGCAGAGATGCTCAAATTTTATAAAAGAGAACATCATGGCTAcgttctgctgctgttctgtagTGCCTACCTGTACAAACAGTCTTTCGCCATACCTGGCTCCTCCTTTCTG aaCATGCTAGCCGGTGCGATATTCGGGCCCTGGGAGGGTCTGGTTTTGGCCTGCCTGCTCGCCACCACAGGCTCCACATTCTGCTTCCTGCTCTCCTCTACGTTTGGAAAGCAGCACGTGGTTCAGCTCTTCCCTGAGAAGGTGGCCCTGCTGCAGATGAAG GTGGAGCAAAATCgcagcagtttatttttctttctactttTCCTTCGTTTCTTCCCTATGACTCCTAACTGGTTCCTTAACATCACCTGTCCCGTCCTCAACATCCCTATAcctattttcttcttctctgtacTCATAG GTTTGATTCCCTACAACTTCATCTGCGTTCGTACGGGCTCCATACTCTCCGAGATCTCCTCTCTGGACGACATCTTCTCCTGGAGCACACTGGCACAGCTCCTGGCCATCGCCCTCATGGCTCTCGTCCCTGGAGCGCTGATCAAACGCTACAGCAAAAATCACCTCAAGATGGATGGCATGGACAGCAACGGAACCAGTCAGGCTGAAATTAAGCAGGACCGGAAGAGACGGTGA